DNA sequence from the Vicia villosa cultivar HV-30 ecotype Madison, WI linkage group LG3, Vvil1.0, whole genome shotgun sequence genome:
ctttgagggtgaaaccccatataaacttgaacctgttgatgagatgattatcaaatacaaacctttgtatgaacagttcaagtatggtcattctcatgatatcaaacacacatcacactctaagattttccacataacacacacaaagaaatatgCTGTTGCACACTCTAGAAAATCTTATGTTAAACCGCATGCTAAATCTCAGTTTAATTAGAacgtgagaaggactaaccccaaaggacccaaaagaatgtgggtacctaaggataagataattcctgttgcagatctccttcaaagctcaaaagataaacatgtcatggtacctggactctgggtgctcacgacacatgactggaagaaggtctatgttccaagatctggaacttaaatctgttggagaagtaaagtttggagggaaccagaagggcaaaatcattggctctggaaccatatgtattggtaactctccctctataactaatgttcttttagtagacgtattagctcataacttattgtccaaaagtcaattaagtgacaatggttatgacataatctttaatcaaaagtcttgtaaagctattagttagaaggatggctcaatcctatttacaggccagagaaagaacaacatttataagattgatctttcagatcttaagaatcaaaaggttacttgccttctgtctgttaacgaagagcagtgggtctggcacagaagattaggtcatactattttgagaaagatttctcagattaacaaacttaatctagttagaggactccctaatatGAAATACAAATCATATGCTctatgtgaagcatgtcagaaagggaagttttcaaaacctgcgttcaagtctaaaaatgttgtctcttcctctaggcctttagaacttctgcacattgatctttttggcccagtctaaacagcatcaatcagaggcaagaaatatggattggtcaatatagacgactatagcagatagacttgggtaaagttcttaaaacacaaggatgagtcacattctgtgttctttgacttctgtaatcagattcaatctgaaaaggaatgcaaaatcataaaagtcagaagtgaccatggtggtgaatttgagaacagattctttgaaatttatttcaaagaaaatggtattgcccatgatttctcttgtcctagaactccacagcaaaatggagttgtagaacgaaagaataggacactacaagaaatggccagaaccatgatcaataagactaatatggctaagcatttatgggaagaagcaattaacacagcttgttatattcagaatagaatctccataagacctattctaaataatactccttatgaattgtggaagaacagaaagcccaacatttcatatttccatccttttggatgtatttgttatattctgaatactaaagatcatctgaacaagtttgattctaaagctcagaagtgttttctacttggatattctgaatgctcaaaaggatacagagtatacaatactgaaactctggtagttgaagaatcaatcaatatcagatttgatgataagctttgtaatgaaaagccaaagcagtttgagaattttgcagatatagatatatctaactcagatcatgaagaacccaagagtaaggatgatgcagaagatcaagttgcagcatctttagagaatcttagaatATCTggagagccaacactcagaagatcttctataCTCAACTCTACTCATCCAAAAGatattatcattggaaagaaagatgatcccatcagaacaagagcactcctgaagaacaatgcagaatgtcaatttggtctagtgtctttgattgagccaacttctgttgatcaagctctggaagatgctgactggataattgctatgcaagaagagttaaatcagtttacaaggaatgatgtttgggatttggttccaagacctaaaggatttaatatcattggaacaaaatgggtttttagaaacaagctgagtgagaaaggtgaagtcatcagaaacaaagccagactggttgctcagggctatagtcggcaataaggtattgactatacagaaacctttgcaccattggacaggttagaatctattcgcttattaatttctttttccactaagaataacatcactctgtatttgatggatgttaagagtgccttcttaaatggttatatagaagaagaagtttatgtccaccaacctcctggttttgaagactccaagtctccagaacatgtttttaaattaaagaaatcattatatggtttgaagcaagctcccagaggttggtatgaaagattaagttctttacttctggataatggtttcactagaggaaaagtagacacaactctcttctgtaaaacctttaaaaaggatatgctaatttgtcaaatttatgttgatgatattatctttagaacatataatgctacacttggaaaggagtttgctaagtctatgcaggcagaatttgagatgagcatgatgggagaactaaaGTACTTCCTAagcattcagatcaatcaaacttcttaaggaacttatgttcatcagaccaagtatgtcaaagagcttctgaagaagttcaatctggctgaaagcaaagaagcaaagactccaatgaatccaacgtgtgtattaggtaaggatgaggtaagcaagaaggtagatcagaagatctatagaggtatgataggatctcttctctatctgaatgcttctagacctgatattttattcagtgtatgcttgtgtgctagatttcaatcagatcctagagaatctcacttaacaactgttaagagaattcttaagtatctgaaaggtactactaatgttggtttagtctacagaagatctgaagaatacaacttagtaggatattgtgatgctgattacgctggagatagagttgaaaggaaaagtacttctggaagctgtcagtttctgggaagtaatctgatctcctggtacagcaagaagcaagccacaatagCATTATctaccacagaagcagaatatgtagctgctggatgtagtacaccgatgctctggatgaaaagtcagctagaagactatcagatatatgagagtaacattcctatattctgtgataatacttctgctatttgtttatctaagaatcctattttacattctgaagctaaacatatagagattaaataTCACTTCATTAGGGGCTATGTTcataagggtgttctttctttaaactttgttgatacagaacatcagtgggctgatatctttacaaaaccccttgctgaagataggtttaagttcattctgaagaatatcattatggatttgtgcccagaattaaggtgttgagaagatctgatatatggattagatttgaaatgcttatttattttcttatctgaTGTTCTGGTTATGTTTGATCATTTAGACAGTCTGATTCTGTTATGGCTaatgtttcatatgtctaagtatgaTACAAAACTTCTgtcaaagcaaaacagctgtcaccagctattccagatgatgaccacatgttcattctgaagggacaagcatgcgtgcagttgatgagacgccgccctaggtaactgcgcaaatcttttcaaatctcacgctacctccactaacgtctctcaacattaaatgtgattgattctctgcattctgtaactgcCCTCATTCAGAAGTTCATTGCATTCTGTTTTCACGTCCGTTTCTATATAAACACATTGCATATTCATTTTACCCTTTTTCACGCATTCATAATCTCTTATATGCATTTCTgtctcttcttctctcttttcaaaaaccctaaagttaAGAAAACCCTTAATCTCAAGCAATATTCAATGGCGTCTTAATCTAAACAATAAGTTGGTCCGTCttctcaacaacaagaacaagatcaaCAACAATAACAGAATGTTCCTCAGAAGACATGTCTGATCCCTTTGAATGAATTAGAAGTTATTTCTAAaatgatggttgattttgataatctggaagaacatGACATTCATCTGACGGAAGACATGAAATTTCAAGGTTGGGAAGCATTTTTCTATCGTttgtgtggaccagtctacccagatttaATCAAAGAGTTTTGGGTTCATGCTACAATCATGCCAAAAGCAATTTTGTTGTTCGTTCATGGCAAAGAAATCTCAATTACTGAAAATCTTCTCAGAAAATTGTTTGGTCTGGAAGTTGTTGAAGGTGCTTCTGGAGCAATCATTGGAAGAACAGACTGGGTTGCCGTTTATACAGAAATCTTCAAAGCTGGAAAAGAGTATACAATCATCAAGGAATTGAAGAATTCCTACAGAATTTGGGCGAAGATCCTTCTGGGTTGCATCTATCATAGAAAGGCAACTGTTTCTTCTAACTATGTGAACAAGGAccaacaatacattctgtattgcattggtaAACGAGAGAAAGTGGATCttccttacatcattttcaaccacatgtggaatcatgtgaaAGGCTCTAGGGAGCAAGCCAGATTGAAGTCTACTAAGTACAAAAGGaacatcattccttttggaaggataatCACATATCTTCTGGTCTAGACTAGATTGGTGGGTGATCTGGAAAAAGCTGGAATAATTAAAGATCCTTTTGCAATCTGTGTAAGTACCATGAATGCCCACACTCTGAAAAAGATGAATCTGATTGAGACAATTGCTGCTCCGCCCAGCGTAGATAATGAAATATTGACCAAAAAGGCTCCTGCTCTGGCTGTTTTTGAATTGTTCTTCAGAAATGAGCATCCAAATGTTGTTGTCAGTTATCTGAAACTATGTAAAGAAGAAGGCTCTGCGTATGATCTTATGTGGATAAGCAAACAAAAGCTTTTCACTACAGCTGATTTAATACCAGAAATAGAGgaacaaaaaaagaagaagaaaagaaagcaagAACAATCAGAAAGAAggaaagaaaagaaggaaaagaaagagaagaaagaacaGCCTCTAAGCTTACCCAGTCGTAGTCTTTCTTGTGTCTTAGTTtagttttctttgttgtttgcatctgttttgtttgcatCTGCATTGTACTCTTCTTCTGATTAATCAATTAAATCTTTTCTCTCTTCATTTtattgtgtctttcatctgaatcttttatactttttgatgttatgacaaaaagggggagaagtgtgctaattgaattgatttattaatatcagttgctgggcttaagtctcaacattcctaacaattatattgcaagttttctgtctctgataattttgcaggaatgtgatactctGAACAAGCTCAATATGAGAAGAAGCAAAAAGGGGAGAAGCAAATATAAGGAGAAGCATCTTTGAAGAAAATCTCTCAAAGAGTGAAGCAATCAAGCTCTATTCTGATACATTTTAAGCTCGTCCAAGCTCTGATACAAGCATTACCTTAAAGTGCTCTGATACACATCTTGCTCTAAttgctctgatacaagaagtctCAAGATCATAAAGAAGCTATGATCTTCTACAAGAAAGTTTATTCTCTGAttcaagaagctgtgaagctCTGTTAGAAGCAAGCCTTCTTGATGTTCAGAAAAGCCAAAGTgatctcaaagagaaattcaaagctcagaagttgtccaatggaagctctgaagagaagctctgaataatctgaagttcaaagttcaacgtgaaagtctcaactgaaatggaaaaatactcagggagtcttttatttataaaatcttctagtattaatttcagggggggattgttaatctcagggggagacatattcacacactctgattaatatgcttaatgctatatctgtgtattgtcttttttatcttatattctggatacaaattcatatcaattctgtatgtttttgtcatcatcaaaaagggggagattgttagaacaagaaatgttctgatcaatattcttagttttgatgataacattatgtatgaatttttgtataagagaatgtggtactctaattattcacgttttccatttcaggaaaagtataaaagagtatgcacaaatcagtgttcagaagcactgacccaaaagttctggatggcttcatcagaacatggtctggcaagacatcagaagatggtcctgcagaatcagaaaatgaactggaaagcatcagaagatggcagtcagaagcaaagctctgaagctctgatggtatcacgctcaaagcacttctcaAGTcggaagacagaagttgcatctgcaccaaagctgaagactctgaaattcaaacgtctattctacacattctgagtccagaagaaagtacaagtacaaaaggctataacgtcaaatctctgactgacaaaaggaacgttagaagctacaaaaggcaaagtcagtaaaagcaacaaaagcatggctcgaggtagttgacaaaagtgtgaaacattaaatgcaacgttgtactattcacacagagcattaaatgctcccaacggtcacttcctctcagcgcctataaatagaagttctgattcagaagcagcaacaacactcttgcgcaaatataccgaaacgctgtcaaactgaaaaacaaagaagaacttcatcttcaacctcacaactttgtaatatcttagtgagtgttaagaactagaacttaagagaaatatcactttgtgattacagctttcttagaagcaatctaaactcttgtaacatttattttacattgattgtaaaaggattacctagagtgatcaagttgtgatctgtagactctagaagacttagagggtatctaaatgGAGaatcattgtaatcagtttgattagtggattaaatcctcagttgaggtaataaatcaccttgtcatgggtggactgaagtagtttagttaacaacgaaccaatataaaataaattgtgttctttatttttatctaccatttttgagaagttacacttattcaatcccccctttctaagtgtttttcactccttcaacacCCACATATATCACCATGGTTCctttcttcttcgacttcataaCTCTGCAACAGTTACCCTATCCCATAGTTGTGTATCTGGCTTTTTATGTACCTCTAAATAGAAAGAGGAGGGAATCCAAAACTATgcacaaataaaatacaaattaataTAAACATAAAATAGGAACAGAAGTCCATATTTAACATCACAAATATTGCAACGCAGAAAATTAAGTTTGCAAGGAAGAAGCCGAAGTCGACGTAGAAAAAGACCACAAAGTAGGATTAATAACAACGAAGAAGAAAAAGACCGCAAACCCATAAATCGATGTGTGTAGAAAAATATCGTAAACCCATAAATCCATTAGTGTGTTTCTTTCAACGAAACCcatgaagagaaagagaaaaagaaagtgtCTGTTTCCGATAATATTCTTTACGGTTTCAACAGCATAACGAACTGGATATGGATCTCCGGTGTCGTTGCCGAAAAGCACACCATCTAAATTCAAAGAGTAAGTGTTAAAAATCATTACTTTTTCACAAACACAATATCATATTCCTGCAAGTAAAGATTAACCAATtgagaatatcataacatttaaTCGAATCCCATAATATCATAAAGCATAAACTGAAAAATAGAATATCAAAAAGTTCACAACTTAAAACATGAACCcagaaaaaaaaacctaaacaTAGGTCAAAGGAATAAGaatagagagaaagaagaagaatatgTTTACTGAAAGAGttcgagagagaaagagaaaaaaatgagagaaagaAAGAACATAAACAGTGAGAGAAAGGACGTGACAGAGAGAGATTTAGAAAAGAAACTTTTGAATTAAAGGTGTCATTggaataagagataagaggaaaAGAAATTGAATTGGAACCATGTGACATCATCAACTCATTCAAACAAATTGAAAAAAAGGCATAAAACACCAACCATGTGATTGGAATAGAACAATATAACATCATTAGTTGgaaaaagtaaattttggacCAAAAATACCCTCATTTTGATGAGTTGGCAGCATTAGAGGGAAGGTCAAAAAAGAGTTTTCTAGAGCCATAAATATTttataggcttaattgcaattttggtccctctattatctttttttttggattttggtccctctattttaaattccggaattttagtccctttgttttagttttttgaggattttggtccccttgcaaATCTTAagacaatttttaataaaataaaactcaaaGAGCTTGAAGCTCAAACCACTAAAACTATTCATGATTATGGTGACTTTTCACCTTCTGACTCCACCAAAGAGCTTGTTCCATTAATTGATTATACTCAACCCATTGAAGATATTCCATTATTTCTTGTGCAACTCACAAGGTTCCAAAATAATGATGAAGGCTTTGCAATTGGAGTTGCTTTTTTCCATCTTTTATCAGATGGACTTGGAGCTATTAGATTCATCAACTCATGGGCCAAAGTAGCTAGAGGAGAAACACTTGAGGCTAATGAGTTACCCTTTCTTGATAGAACATTACTCAAATTTTCTCACAAACCAGTAGAACAATATTTTGAACACATGGAGTTAAAGCCACTACCTCTCATTCTTGGAAGAGAAGACACaagtgaagaaagaaagaaaaaaacgtCAGCAACATTGTTGAGACTTTCACCGGAACAAGTTGAAGAGTTAAAGAAAAAAGCTAATGAATATCATATGAAGAAAAAAGGGTCTAGGTGTTTTAGTAAATATGAAGCAATTGGTGCACATATATGGAGATGTGCATCTAAGGCACGCGAGCTTGGAGAGAATCAACAAAGTGTTGTTAGATTCCATGCTGATATTAGAAGCAGAATGATTCCACCTCTTCCTAAAAACTATTTTGGGAATGCTTTGACACAAACAGCAGCAAAAGGATATGTTGGAGAAATCACATCAAAACCATTGGGTGATGTTTCACAAATGATAAGAGAAGCAATTGAGTTTGCAAGTGATGAATTTATAAGGTCACAGATTGATATTATTAGGGGATTTGAACATTTGGATGATGCAAGAGCTTTGTTTTTAGGTGGCGAAGGTGATAAATTTCCATATGTTGGGAATCCTAATTTTCATTTAACTAGTTGGATGAGTATGCCTGTTTATGAAGCTGATTTTGGATGGGGGAAGCCTGCTTATTTTGGAATGGCTAGTGTGTTTCCACATGATAGGGCAGTCATCCTTCTTAGTCCTGATGAAGATGGATCTGTTCTTGTGTGTTTGCATTTTCAGATTGCACATTTGGAGCTTTTCAAAAAGTTCTTCTATGAGGatatttgaaatttgtttttagttttgCTTTGCATTGTGATCTGTTTTTCAATATTATGTTTGGAACTAGTGATTGAAATGAAGGTgaactattttacttttaatgttttactatgtgagatattggatcgaactctagtattgtcgaagggtagcttcttggttcgacagttcgacagagttaagcatgaagtcgaaggattgttcacatgctggtgtcgaagtgtgcatgctgtagtcgaagatgggtctagcatgcagatgtcgaagatgctagggttgttagcatgttaaattaggttttagtgcttaaaccctaatttgttaagttagcttgtttattaagttggcttgtgtaatgggccttgctgaaaaagcccattagttagtatgttaggttttattataaatagcatactagtctctcatcattgctaagctgcaaatcctaatttaaggtgagagaggttatttgttattcttgtaaacttgtaatcttgttttaagagaaagtgaaagaatagcagttataaccaattcttgtgttcttattctcttccctaattccctattatactttgttattggtatcgtttttcacaacaaattggtgcggtgagcgtggagaagatgccttcaacaaagtatgagattgaaaagttcaccggagtgaatgatttcggtctgtggcgcttgaagatgaaagccctactggttcagcagggttgtttggaagcgttgaagggagaggcagccatgaatgctgcattaacggcagcggagaagacaactatgatcgagaaagcacacagcgcaattctgttgagccttggtgataaggttctccggcaggtatcaaaggagacgacggcatcagggttatgggtgaaacttgaaagtttgtatatgaccaaatcgctggtaaatcgactctacctgaaccaaattggctgagcagttggatatgttcaacaagctgattcttgatcttgaaaatattgatgtgaagatcgatgatgaagatcaagcgctgttactattgtgcgctttgcctcgatcacatgctcacttcaaagaaactctcttgtatggaagggagtccctgacgtttgaagaagttcaatcagccttgtactctaaggacttgaatgaacgaaaggagcataaaccttcgactgttggcgaaggtttggccgttaaaggaaaactcttacgaaaggatggtaagttcgacaagaagaaaggcaaaagccagtcgaagacttacagtggcgaagcatctggcattcgatgctaccattgtaagaaggagggtcacacaagaaaggtgtgccctgaacgcttgaaatatcatggaggtaaggataatggcaacgctgccattgttcaagatgatttcgaatcatctcatgttcttgtggtttcaagcagtgactctaagaaggagtggattatggattcaggttgcacttggcacatgactccaaacaaagacttgttcgaggaattatgtgatcaagatggtggatcagtattactgggaaacaacaaggcttgcaagattgcaggtgttggatctgtgagattcaagctccatgatgagtcaataaagttgttgactgaagtcaggtatgttcctgatttgaagagaaatttgctttctcttggtgaattcgacaagaaaggatatgttttccaaggagagaaaagtatcctaagagtcatgaagggttcgaaggaagtcttgagaggcgtgaagaaacaaggcttgtatacccttgaggctgaagttgtaagtggttcgacaaatgttgcatccacgaaacctttgtcgaaaacagaaatctggcacatgagattgggccatgtcagtgaaaggggtctggtcgaattagggaaacaaaatctgcttggtggagacaaaatcgaaaagctgaagttttgtgaaccctgtgtacttggaaaatcttgcaaagtgaagttcaacaaaggcaaacaaagaacacatggatcccttgattacatccatgctgatctttgggggcctgcaaggtgtccatcacattcaggagcaaggtattttctatccatagtagatgattattccagaaaattatgggtattcatccagaagactaaggatgaaacttttgagaatttcaaaagttggaagactctggttgaaaatcagactggcagaaaggtcaagaggttgagaaccgacaatggccttgaattttgcaatgaggcattcgacagtttttgtgctgcctctggtattgcaaggcatagaactactgcaggtactccacagcaaaatggtttggctgaaagatttaatcgaactattttggagagagtcagatgcatgttgactagtgcggggttaaagaaggtgttctgggctgaggctgtttcgacagcaacatatctgataaacagatgtccttcgacagcgttagatatgaagacacctgaagaagtttggtcgggacatccaccagatctcgacaaactgagagtatttggctgcatagcctatgctcacattaggcaagacaaggtcgaacctagagctctgaaatgcatgttcatgggataccctgaaggagtcaaagcttataggctatggtgcctagagccaggtcacaggaggtgtatcaccagtcgagatgtagttttcaatgaagctgaaatggcttttaagaaaactgatgatgttggtcgaagtacagaaacatctgacgaagagctggaacaggtagagattcctgttgaggtggagcatgttgatgctgaattgcatatcccagatgaagtcgaagaagaagcagaagatgctgaagttgaggaaactgacgatgactacctattgtcgagagataggtcgagaagagtcatcaagccacctcaaagacttggatatgcagatcttatagcttatgccttaatctctgcaagtgaggttctagacgaagaacctagagactataaggaagttatgaggagtcgaaataagactgaatggctgaaggccatggatgatgagatgaaatctcttcatgataatcatacttcggaactgatcaagaaacctgatggggcaaggttagtcagctgtaaatggattttcaaagttaaggaaggaattgaaggagtgacgtcgaaaagatacaaggcaaggttagttgcaaggggtttcactcagaaagaaggtgtcgacttcaatgatgtgttttctcctgttgtgaagcataggtccattcgaatgttgcttgccatggtggcacagttcgatcttgaaccggaacagatggatgtgaagactgcgttcttgtatggtgatctagatgaaacgatcctgatgaggcaacctgaagggtatgtcgaaaaggggaaggaaaattatgtgtgcaagttaaagagatctttgtatgggctgaaacaatctcctcgacagtggaataagagattcgacaagttcatggcacgcataagtttcattagaagtcagttcgaccactgcgtttacttcagatttcgacctggtaattcatttgttattttgttgctttatgtggatgatattctcatagcaagcaacagtgttgaagatgtgatgagggtgaaggctgaactcaataaggagttcgatatgaaggatctgggagctgcttccaggattcttggaattgacattcggagaaatagaaagaagtcgaagatatgcttatctcaagaggcatatctacggaagattcttgaaaagtttggtatgtcgaattcgaagccagttgtgactccaacaaaccctcaattcaagctgagtattgatcagtgtcccagtactgatgtcgaaagagtctatatgaatagcatcccatatgctaatatagtcggctctttgatgtatgctatggtctgtactagacccgacatagcttacgcagtcagtcttgtaagcaggtacatggcgaatcctggaaaggctcactggcaagcattgaagtggattttaaggtacataaatgggtctctgaatagagtcctaatttatggtgaagccttgggtgaagatagtaaagcagtaatagaaggatatgtcgactctgattatgcaggttgtatggattccagaaaatctatttctggatatgttttcactatgtttggcactgcaattagttggaaagcaacacttcagaaggttgttgctctatcaaccactgaagcggagtatattgccctaactgaagctgtgaaagaagcattgtggcttgaaggttttgcgaaggagctgaaacttcaaggtcgaggtatcactgttaaatgtgatagtcaaagtgcaatacacctgtcgaagaattcagcctatcatgagcgaact
Encoded proteins:
- the LOC131659059 gene encoding hydroxycinnamoyl-CoA:piscidic acid hydroxycinnamoyltransferase-like codes for the protein MNAHTLKKMNLIETIAAPPSVDNEILTKKAPALAVFELFFRNEHPNVVVSYLKLCKEEGSAYDLMWISKQKLFTTADLIPEIEEQKKKKKRKQEQSERRKEKKEKKEKKEQPLSLPSQLEAQTTKTIHDYGDFSPSDSTKELVPLIDYTQPIEDIPLFLVQLTRFQNNDEGFAIGVAFFHLLSDGLGAIRFINSWAKVARGETLEANELPFLDRTLLKFSHKPVEQYFEHMELKPLPLILGREDTSEERKKKTSATLLRLSPEQVEELKKKANEYHMKKKGSRCFSKYEAIGAHIWRCASKARELGENQQSVVRFHADIRSRMIPPLPKNYFGNALTQTAAKGYVGEITSKPLGDVSQMIREAIEFASDEFIRSQIDIIRGFEHLDDARALFLGGEGDKFPYVGNPNFHLTSWMSMPVYEADFGWGKPAYFGMASVFPHDRAVILLSPDEDGSVLVCLHFQIAHLELFKKFFYEDI